Sequence from the Segatella copri genome:
GTCCCAAGACACTTGACGGAAAAATCAACTACAAGAAACTTGACCTCACACGTATGGCAGAGTTGCATATTGAAGGACTTGAAGGCACAGCCTACACACTCATAGCCTATTCAAAGGCATTGAAGCAGAAAGTGCGCCTTGTCATTTGGGTTATGCCGAACGGAAAACACAAGCTTTTCTTCTCAACAAAGACATCCATGTCGGGTGAGGAAGTGTTGCGCACATACCGCTCAAGATTCCAAATAGAGTTTTGTTTTCGCGATGCAAAGCAATATACTGGTCTTACGCATTGCCAAGCAAGACACAAGAACCAGTTGGACTTTTCCTATAATGCATCATTCGCATCACAGAATGTTGCGAAAGTGATGATGAAGGAAAATGAATTGCCGTATTCCATGGCTTCTTTCAAGGAGATTATGGCAAGCACATACATCGCTAAATTAATTTTCAACAAGTGTCGGAGAATACCGAACCGAAAGTTAATTAGTCATACTATCAAAGAACTCTTTGGCTGGCAACGTAAAGCTGCTTAGCCATTATCTCAAATTTTAACGAACTATTGAGAAAGGCTATAAACAAAGTCAGAAAGAACAGAAAGAACGTATTGATAAGATACTCCACCCTGTTACTGAGCCTTGTGGTAGTAATGCTATCTTTGTCTTTTTTAGAGACGTAAGAAGTGGTGAATTACAACCTTATATTGAGGATATGAGAATGCCTGATGCTAAACGTTACCAAGATATAGGTTCAATAAAGTTTTCGCCAGAAAAAGACGAGCCGCAAAAATTACAGGTTGCATGGTGTTATCCGAAGGATTTGGTTGAGCTTCTTGGATATAACAAGAAGTATGCCGATTTTGAGCGTATAGCTCTTTCTGAAGGTGCATTCTCTTATCCTCGTGAGGAGTATGAGGAAAATCTTCAAAAGTACTCTGCCGTGCGCTATGAACACAAAAAATATTATCATTATCGTAAATTAAAAAAATAGCTTTGTTATGGATAAAAAAGATATTAGTCTAAAAGTTATACTTGAAATCGGTGGCAACCTTTGTGGTATGACCATAAAGGATAAGGATGATAAAGTTGTGCTATTCGAGCATTTGTCATTTAATGAGCAAATTAAGATTCTCAATAGCCTTAGTCAGAATTATAACTGCCTTGTGCGGTTCTTAAAAGAAAAGGAGGGATAAGGTATGAATTTGGTTCTATTTGTATTGATTATCATATCTGTTGGGGTTACTTTCGGATGTCTTGTGCAAGGTAATAATAATAAGGAGAAGTAAAGTATGGAAGCAACTATTTTATTAGGCAATCATAATGATTGTAAGATTGATACGGGAAGATATGTAGAAACGGACGTTATGGGTTGGAAAGCCATTGTCTATCTACCGAGTGGCATTGATAATGAGCAGGTTCAGAAAGCCCTTGATTACGCTTATTCTACTCTCTGTCAGAGTTGCTATATGGAGTTTATCTTGGCAGACAACTTCCTTCTAATTTCTAAGGAGGTCTTTGATAAGAAGAAGGTGTTTAAGTTCAATCTTAAAAAGCACTTTACTGAATGCCAAACTTCTATTCGTGATACGATGAAGTTGTATGAGCGAAACATGGATGAAGACTACTATAATGAGTATTCTACCTATCTTTGGGATTTGATTAAGGATAAGGTTGAGAAGTTACGAAAGATGATTGAAGATAAGCTTCGCAATCTGAAATGCAAGTATAACCCTTATCTCTGCTCGTATGTCATTATGATTCAGAACCTTGTACAGCAGATTAATGATACCCATATACACGTTATGGAGATTACCGAAAGGAAGTATGGAGTTGATATTGCTCCAAGCTACGAAAATTATCGGGCTAAAATGGCATTCACGCAAGCGGATAATTGTCTGTACGACATCATGCACGATGAAGCAGAGAAATTCCGTGACAATATCGTTAAAGATAAGAAGGTTATCGCCGTATGGTCTGATATAACAAGAACTCTCTATGACCCTATCAATGCAAAGAAGGCTCGTTTCTCGGCTTTCTATAGTATGCCTAAGGAAACACAAGCTCTCTATAATTTGAGAGAGGAGGATGGCTTCTGCGAGCCTAAAGAAGGTACTAAGAAATTCAAGAAAGGAGCGTAGGGTATGGAGTTAGATAATATTTACTTCGGAGATTGCATTAACCTTATGCGTGATATTCCTGATAAAAGCATAGATTTATGTGTTACGGATGCACCATATCTCCATAATAAATCGCCACTTAGTCCTACGTATGATGGGAGTGAATGGAATCAGAAAAGTCCCTTTGGAAAATCGGAGCTTTATAAATATGGTGGTGATATGATGGGAGGGATGAGTTGTTTTGGCGAAGAAGAAATAGATAAGTTCCTTGATGCATTAAAGCCGAAAATGAAGATAATGAATGCTTATATGTTCTGTTCGGAAGAACAGGTACCGTATTATTGTAACTGGGCTAATAAGAATGGCTTGATGTTTACAATACTCGTTTGGGAAAAGCCGTTATCTATCATTAACAAAAATCGTTTTTCGCAGAACCTGGAGTACATAGTACGAGTATATGATTACGGTACTGCTCTTAATCGGTTAAATAATAACTTGTATTATAATCGGGTAAAGAAAGAAAAACCGATTAACGGGAAAAGTAAGAATCATCCAACAGAAAAACCTGTCTCAATTATGCAAGAGTTCGTTGAACTGAGCAGTAATGAGGGTGATGTGGTCTTGGATGCGTTCTGTGGCTCTGGTACGCTTGCTATAGCGTGCATTAATACTAACAGACATTTCATTTGCTTTGAGAAGAATAAAAAATTCTTTGATATTGCTAAGAAACGGGTTAAAGAACGGAAGCAACAACAAACAATTTGGTAATTAGTTATAGGAATGGATAGAGAAGATATGCGTAGGCTGATACATTATGCACGTATTCGTGCTAAGCAAAGAGGATTAAAATTATCCCAAATTACCATTGAAGAATGTATTAAAGATATGCAATTTTGGGAGAAAGGGATTTTTGCGTATGCGCCTTTTAAGGTATCTTAAAGAATAGACGGATTCTCATTTTATCTTAATATATATGTTGTATCTCTTTGGGGGCGGTGGTCTCGGCTGCTGCTCCCTTCTATAAGTATAATAAGTTTATCAAGGTAAAGAAATAAGTCTCTGATTCTTAACACGAAAGCTATTAAGCACTATTAATTCCGATTTATTTCTATTAATATCAAAAATAGTTGGAGAAAAATTTGGTAGTTCGCAGATTTCTTTTTAATTTTGCGACGTTCACAGATGATAGTAGGCTATCCCGATAAGAGCACGGTTATTGCTCATTCGTCTGAATGGGCATATTTTATGCTCACGAAGACCGTATAATACACGGTCGCCTATACGTAAGATAAAACGAAGCTCTTTCGGAGTGGACTACCATCTGTGAACAGCGTATATGGCGACCGCTTTTTGTTTGCCATTATCTTCTAAAAAGTTCACAGATGGAAGAAATCAAGATTATTAGTAAATCAACCTTCCTTGATAAGGAGATTGATGTATGGGGGTCAGTTGAAAACCCATTATTTCGGGCTAATGATGTACAGAGTTGGCTCGGTTTAAAGAATGTGTCACGTGCTGTTGCTAACGTTGACGAAGAGGAACGACTTAATTTAAAGTTAAGTCGTGGTGGAAGTATGTGGTTCTTGACAGAGGAAGGTGTTTATGAATTGCTTATGCAATCACGCAAGCCTATCGCCAAGCAGTTTAAGAAGGGAGTAAAAGCTATCCTTCACGAAATCCGAACCAAGGGCGGCTATATAGCTTCTTCGGTCAATGATACTCCCGAAGCTATCATGGCACGAGCCTTGAAGATTGCGGATGAGACATTGAAGCGGAACGAGCAAAGAGTTCGTGAGCTTGAAGCTCAGACCGAGCAGCAGGCACAGACCATCGGCATTCAGCAGAAAGAATTGACTGTAGCCGCACCAAAAGTAAAGTACTACGATGATACACTTGCATCAACGGACTGCCTTACTACCACACAAGTTGCTGATGACCTCGGTATCAGCGCAAGAGCACTAAATCAGCAGCTTTCCAATGCAGGTATTCAATACTTTCAATCAGGTTCTTGGCATTTGAAGGGCAAGTTCCGTGAATGGCAGCTCGCAAGCACCCGAACCTACAATTATATCAAGGGTGATGGTTCTACGGGCACAAAAGTAAACCTTGTATGGAATCAACGTGGCAAGCGTTTTATTCTTGCTCTCTATAACAACGACTTTAATGTGAAAGATGCTATCGCTGAAATCAACGGCGAGAAGAGAGCTGCGCTTGTATCTAAAAACAATCAGTCTAACTTTTAATTGAATAGGAGAAATCAAAAATGGATAATCAGAATATGATGATAGAGGTAACAGTTGATAATGATGCTACTCAGCGGTGTGTCGGTCTGCTTAAAGAACTTATGGCGGTACAGGAGAAGGCTATGAAGTTCTTGGTATCTGAGGGTATTGATGATAGCAATGAGGGTACGATGATTGCCGAGGGCATCGGTAACGCTGTGAAAGCCTTTGGTGGCGTACTGCCAGAGGGTATCTACAATAATGTAGTCGGTATTGAGGTTTAATGTTATGCGTGAATAGGAGATACGCAATACAACAAGGTGTAAATAATTATAGGAGATACAGCTACTATAAGAAAGGCAGGGCACTATTTGCGCTCTGCCTTTTCTTTTTCTCTTTGCTTTCGTTCAGCCCTTGCGAGCCGAATCTCTTCGTTAATCTCGTCCATCGTCATATTGACGTTATTCTTCCTTGCTTCTTCTATGAGAGCATTAAAGTTCTCTAAAGCCTTCTTCTTTTCTTCTTCTGTCATTATTTTATATTAATCAGTTCGTTTCTATCTATCTTAGGAACTTCCTTTTTATCTGAATCAAAGTCGAGTATATATTTTTGAGGATAACTAATACAATGTAGAAAAATATACTTCCTCTCATCAATATTTATAGTCCTTACGACAAAGGTATCATTTCTATAGAAATATGAGTTATTATCATTGAGAGTGAAATCAGCTCTTATCTTCTCTTTGATGATATTATTATCAACGGGCGTTTGCTCATATCCGTTCTCGGTAAGTAGATAAAGAAGCTTATCGTTACTTTGCAGTTTTAAGTCTTTATATTGGTAATCCTGTCCAACAACAATAAAGCTACCTGTTAGCTCACCGAGATATTTATCTACATAACTATATCCTATAAGGCTATATATGTTAGACAATACGACCGTATCTTTATTCATTTCATCAATAGGATGAGTAGAGATATATTGCTCGATAGTTTGTTTGGTCGCATCTGGTATAGGTGATAAGCTTGTTATCTTCTGTTGAGCGTTGGCTGCTATACAAAAGAGAAGTTCACTAAATATACATATCTTCTTTATCTGTTTCATATTATTTATCTCCAAGTGTTATAAAAGTCAGATTATCTTTATCGCAAGAAAACATAGCTTGTCCCACATTATAACCACCGAAGCCATTTTTTGCTCTATATGTAACAATAAACAACTTCTCTCCCTGTTTTGACGTTTCTTGCTCTTGCATATCAACGAACTCATAACTATCTGGGTCACGTAAGCGTTGTTTGATTAAATCGCCAGCCATCGTCTCAACATACTCCTTGTTTTCGTACAGAGGGGTATTCATAAGTTTTTCTGTCTCTTTTTTGTTTTCATTCTGTCCGATAGCTATCATTAAAAAGAATAAAATAACAAGGATTCCAAGACATCCACATCCCTTTTTCATAACTATATCTCCTATATTAATATTTATAAATTGCACGATACCTACTTAAAACACGCTCTGCGGCATTATCTTTCCTTTGCTTGGTATATACTAAGGCAAGGCGAAGATAACCCGTTCTGCGCAAGCAACCGAGGTACATTAGCCGCTCGTAGCAATATGTGGCTCTGCTTAGTATTCCATCACGGAGGTAGCGTTGAGCCATTGCCGCCAACTCCTTTGGTGATGCGTTATAAATCTGTGTCATAACTCGTCTGATTTGGTTATGTATGCAAAGGTAGCGAAAAATCGGTTACTATATTTTTATATTGCATTTTTTATATTAATATAACCTTAATTTACATATCAATATATTAAAAGCTATTAAAATAATAATAAAAAAACCGGAAAGATTTGGTGGTTTTAAAAGAAATTATTAATTTTGCGGTGTAAATAATTAATAAATAGGTTTAATATTCAAATTATAGGAGATACAACAATGAAAGTTACAATGATTAACGGAAAGGTAGTAGAGGCTAACGTTTTTGATTACGTTGCTCAGATTTACGAAGGTGGCAAATGGCAGGCAGTTGCCGTTAGCTCTGATTACAATGAGGTTGAGAAGAAACGTGTTGAGTACGCTGTGAAGGGCTGCTATACAAGAACAGAACAGCTTTACTAATTTAAAAGGAGATACAATTATGAATAGATACGCAGAATTAAAGAAGAAGCATCAGAAAGAGCTTGATAAATTGCCCATGAAAGCTGCTTTTGGTAAAGAGCAGTTTAAGAAAATGATGGAAGAGTGGGGGCTGACTACCTCGAAGGAGGACTTGATGAAGATTCGCTCACTCGGTTGCGGCGCATTCTGCCTTGCCTCTGACGTTTACCTTTTCGAGGAAATGCGTAAACGTCACGATAAGGAAATCTTGGAGCTCATAAAGACAGATGAAGGCTTGAAAGATGCTTTCATGTATGAGTTCGCAAACCACGAATGCGGCTATACATACAACCCAGAAGAAGCCGTGCTTGCCCTTGGGATAACAATGAGGGATGTAAGAAATAATATATTCATCAAGCCTGTCTTTGATAAGGCTTGGAAAGAGTATCTTGATAGATGTGAATAGCTTATGTACAAAGAAGGAGATATACTTAGGTTTTATAATGACGAAAGAGGTGAAAGTTGTGTTTTTATCTTGTCAAATATTCATAACGATGACTGGATAGAGGCTCACATAAAATACTCGTTCGCATTCAAATCTTTCGGTGTAGGCAAAGGAAATATGAGTACAAACATTAAATACTCGTCGGGTTGCTTACGATACGCAAATGAATGGGAGAAGAACTTTCTTCTGAATATAATGGAGAATAATGGTTATTCTTATGATTTTAAAACTAATAAAATAAAGGAGATTTAATTATGGCAAAGTTTATTGAGGTAAAGTATAAAGGGTTTTGTATCCT
This genomic interval carries:
- a CDS encoding phage antirepressor KilAC domain-containing protein, whose amino-acid sequence is MEEIKIISKSTFLDKEIDVWGSVENPLFRANDVQSWLGLKNVSRAVANVDEEERLNLKLSRGGSMWFLTEEGVYELLMQSRKPIAKQFKKGVKAILHEIRTKGGYIASSVNDTPEAIMARALKIADETLKRNEQRVRELEAQTEQQAQTIGIQQKELTVAAPKVKYYDDTLASTDCLTTTQVADDLGISARALNQQLSNAGIQYFQSGSWHLKGKFREWQLASTRTYNYIKGDGSTGTKVNLVWNQRGKRFILALYNNDFNVKDAIAEINGEKRAALVSKNNQSNF
- a CDS encoding DUF7659 family protein codes for the protein MNRYAELKKKHQKELDKLPMKAAFGKEQFKKMMEEWGLTTSKEDLMKIRSLGCGAFCLASDVYLFEEMRKRHDKEILELIKTDEGLKDAFMYEFANHECGYTYNPEEAVLALGITMRDVRNNIFIKPVFDKAWKEYLDRCE
- a CDS encoding DNA-methyltransferase, with translation MELDNIYFGDCINLMRDIPDKSIDLCVTDAPYLHNKSPLSPTYDGSEWNQKSPFGKSELYKYGGDMMGGMSCFGEEEIDKFLDALKPKMKIMNAYMFCSEEQVPYYCNWANKNGLMFTILVWEKPLSIINKNRFSQNLEYIVRVYDYGTALNRLNNNLYYNRVKKEKPINGKSKNHPTEKPVSIMQEFVELSSNEGDVVLDAFCGSGTLAIACINTNRHFICFEKNKKFFDIAKKRVKERKQQQTIW